In the genome of Photobacterium sp. TLY01, one region contains:
- the clpS gene encoding ATP-dependent Clp protease adapter ClpS, protein MSKLSERINPESDILDKEDTQVKPPSMYKVILNNDDYTPMDFVIEVLQKFFSMDLERATQLMLAVHYEGKAVCGIFTAEVAETKVAQVMMYAREHEHPLLCTMEKA, encoded by the coding sequence ATGAGTAAGTTAAGCGAAAGGATTAACCCTGAGTCAGACATACTTGATAAGGAGGACACTCAGGTTAAGCCACCATCGATGTATAAAGTGATTTTAAATAATGATGATTACACACCGATGGATTTTGTGATAGAAGTGTTACAGAAGTTCTTCTCCATGGACTTGGAGAGAGCAACACAGTTGATGCTGGCTGTGCATTATGAGGGGAAGGCAGTGTGCGGTATTTTTACTGCTGAAGTCGCTGAAACCAAAGTGGCTCAAGTCATGATGTATGCAAGAGAGCATGAACATCCGCTACTGTGTACCATGGAAAAAGCCTGA
- the cspD gene encoding cold shock domain-containing protein CspD, with protein MATGTVKWFNNAKGFGFICPENGEGDIFAHYSTIQMEGYRTLKAGQQVNYTVQTGPKGYHASEIVPIDVESASK; from the coding sequence ATGGCAACAGGTACAGTTAAATGGTTCAACAACGCAAAAGGCTTCGGTTTCATTTGTCCTGAAAACGGTGAAGGCGATATCTTTGCACACTATTCAACGATCCAGATGGAAGGATATCGAACGCTGAAAGCAGGACAACAAGTTAACTACACCGTTCAAACTGGCCCGAAAGGCTATCACGCCAGTGAAATCGTCCCCATCGATGTTGAAAGCGCCAGTAAATAA
- the icd gene encoding NADP-dependent isocitrate dehydrogenase: MDSKVVVPAEGQKIALDADGKLVVPNNPIIPFIEGDGIGVDVSPAMIKVVDAAVQKAYGGDRKISWMEIYTGEKSTQVYGEDAWLPQETLDFIREYKVAIKGPLTTPVGGGIRSLNVALRQELDLYICARPVRYFDGVPSPLKQPELTDMVIYRENSEDIYAGIEFKAGTAEADKVIKFLQEEMGATKIRFSKDCGIGIKPVSEEGTKRLVRAALQYTIDNDRDSLTLVHKGNIMKFTEGAFKDWGYEVAKEFGAELLDGGPWMTLKNPNTGKEIIIKDSIADAFLQQILLRPAEYDVIATMNLNGDYISDALAAQVGGIGIAPGANIGDGVALFEATHGTAPKYAGQDKVNPGSLILSAEMMLRHLGWTEAADLIIKSMEAAIRNKTVTYDFERLMDGATLRKCSEFANDMIEQM, from the coding sequence ATGGATAGTAAAGTAGTTGTACCAGCAGAAGGTCAGAAAATTGCCCTGGATGCCGATGGTAAGCTGGTCGTTCCTAACAACCCGATCATCCCTTTTATTGAAGGTGATGGTATTGGCGTTGATGTAAGCCCTGCAATGATCAAAGTGGTTGATGCGGCTGTTCAGAAAGCTTACGGCGGCGACCGTAAAATTTCCTGGATGGAGATCTACACCGGTGAAAAATCGACTCAGGTTTACGGTGAAGATGCTTGGCTGCCTCAAGAAACGCTTGATTTTATTCGTGAATACAAAGTTGCAATTAAAGGTCCACTGACTACACCTGTTGGCGGCGGTATTCGTTCACTGAACGTTGCTCTGCGTCAGGAGCTGGATCTGTACATCTGTGCTCGCCCGGTTCGTTATTTTGACGGCGTACCAAGCCCGCTGAAACAACCTGAACTGACTGACATGGTGATCTACCGTGAAAACTCAGAAGATATCTATGCGGGTATCGAGTTCAAAGCCGGTACAGCCGAAGCAGATAAAGTGATCAAATTCCTGCAAGAAGAAATGGGTGCAACGAAGATCCGTTTCTCTAAAGACTGCGGTATTGGTATCAAGCCAGTTTCTGAAGAAGGCACCAAACGTCTGGTCCGTGCTGCCCTGCAATACACCATCGACAATGACCGTGATTCACTGACGCTGGTTCACAAAGGCAACATCATGAAGTTTACTGAAGGTGCCTTTAAAGACTGGGGTTACGAAGTCGCGAAAGAGTTCGGTGCTGAGCTGCTGGATGGCGGCCCTTGGATGACGCTGAAAAATCCAAACACCGGCAAAGAAATCATCATCAAAGACAGCATTGCAGATGCGTTCCTGCAACAGATTCTGCTGCGTCCTGCTGAGTATGATGTGATCGCGACGATGAACCTGAACGGTGACTACATTTCTGATGCACTGGCTGCTCAGGTTGGTGGTATCGGTATCGCACCGGGTGCCAACATTGGTGATGGTGTTGCGTTGTTTGAAGCGACTCACGGTACTGCACCTAAGTATGCAGGTCAGGATAAAGTGAACCCGGGTTCTCTGATTCTGTCTGCTGAAATGATGCTGCGTCACCTGGGTTGGACAGAAGCTGCTGACCTGATCATCAAGTCGATGGAAGCGGCCATCCGCAACAAGACTGTGACTTACGATTTTGAGCGTCTGATGGACGGCGCGACACTGCGCAAGTGTTCAGAATTTGCAAACGACATGATTGAACAAATGTAA
- a CDS encoding pseudouridine synthase: MKTQRTRRTTRQDDRKPFRQSGVQPQKSRTGSQPARRRGPQKIILFNKPFNVLTQFSGEPGDQTLADYIPVKDVYAAGRLDKDSEGLLVLTNDGILQARLTQPSSKQPKTYWVQVEGTPGEEQLEALRTGVTLKDGMTLPADVTVIEAPDVWDRHPPIRERKNIPTTWLSITLREGRNRQVRRMTAHIGHPTLRLIRYQMADWTVDGLAPGEWREVSL; this comes from the coding sequence ATGAAAACTCAACGTACCCGACGCACCACCCGCCAGGACGATCGTAAGCCGTTTCGTCAGTCAGGTGTCCAGCCACAAAAATCGCGCACCGGCTCTCAGCCTGCCCGTCGCCGTGGCCCGCAAAAAATCATTCTTTTTAATAAGCCATTCAATGTGTTAACGCAATTTAGCGGTGAGCCGGGAGACCAAACGCTCGCGGACTACATCCCGGTTAAAGATGTCTATGCCGCTGGACGCTTGGACAAAGACAGCGAAGGCCTGCTGGTGCTGACCAATGACGGTATCCTGCAAGCACGTCTGACTCAGCCCAGCTCCAAACAACCTAAAACCTACTGGGTACAGGTCGAAGGCACGCCGGGTGAAGAGCAGCTCGAAGCGCTACGCACAGGTGTCACATTGAAAGACGGCATGACACTGCCAGCCGATGTCACTGTCATTGAAGCGCCTGATGTATGGGACAGACATCCACCGATTCGTGAACGCAAGAATATCCCGACCACCTGGCTCAGCATTACATTGAGAGAAGGACGCAACCGGCAGGTTCGTCGCATGACGGCCCACATAGGCCACCCGACGCTCAGATTGATCCGCTACCAGATGGCAGACTGGACAGTCGACGGTCTGGCCCCCGGTGAATGGCGGGAAGTCTCGCTCTGA
- the mnmA gene encoding tRNA 2-thiouridine(34) synthase MnmA: MSDNSQKKVIVGMSGGVDSSVSAYLLLQQGYQVEGLFMKNWEEDDNDEYCSAAEDLADAQAVCDKLGIHLHTINFAAEYWDNVFEYFLAEYKAGRTPNPDILCNKEIKFKAFLEFADEVLDADYIAMGHYTRRTFPTQPGQKAQMLRGLDNNKDQSYFLYTLSHDQIARSLFPVGELEKPEVRRIAEEQGLITAKKKDSTGICFIGERKFTEFLGKYLPAQPGDIVTAEDGKVIGQHQGLMYHTLGQRKGLLIGGLKDSSDEPWYVVDKDIEKNQLIVGQGKDHPRLQSNGLIAAQLHWVDRKPVREPVKCTVKTRYRQQDTPCTIIPVDDNSIKVIFDEPQIAVTPGQSAVFYQGDVCLGGGIIEERI; the protein is encoded by the coding sequence ATGTCAGATAACAGCCAGAAAAAAGTTATTGTCGGCATGTCCGGCGGCGTTGATTCCTCGGTTTCTGCCTACCTGCTACTTCAACAGGGCTACCAGGTTGAAGGCCTGTTCATGAAGAACTGGGAAGAAGATGACAATGACGAGTACTGCTCAGCGGCAGAAGATCTTGCAGACGCACAGGCTGTGTGCGACAAACTGGGCATTCATCTTCACACGATCAACTTTGCTGCAGAGTACTGGGACAACGTGTTCGAATACTTTCTTGCAGAATATAAAGCAGGCCGTACGCCAAACCCTGACATCCTGTGTAACAAAGAAATCAAATTTAAGGCATTCCTGGAGTTTGCCGATGAAGTGCTGGATGCTGATTACATCGCCATGGGTCACTATACCCGCCGCACTTTCCCGACCCAGCCCGGTCAAAAAGCGCAAATGTTACGCGGACTGGATAACAACAAAGACCAGAGCTATTTCCTGTATACCCTGAGCCACGATCAAATTGCCCGCAGCCTGTTCCCTGTGGGTGAGCTTGAAAAGCCTGAAGTGCGCCGCATTGCTGAAGAACAAGGGTTGATCACCGCCAAGAAAAAAGACTCTACCGGTATCTGTTTTATCGGAGAGCGCAAATTCACCGAGTTTCTGGGGAAATACCTGCCTGCACAACCAGGCGATATTGTCACAGCTGAAGACGGCAAGGTGATTGGACAGCATCAGGGACTGATGTACCACACCCTGGGCCAGCGTAAAGGCCTGCTGATTGGTGGTTTGAAAGACAGCTCGGATGAGCCCTGGTACGTCGTTGATAAAGATATTGAGAAAAATCAGCTAATTGTCGGCCAAGGGAAGGATCATCCGCGTCTGCAATCGAATGGTCTGATCGCCGCTCAACTGCACTGGGTGGATCGCAAGCCGGTGCGTGAGCCTGTGAAATGCACAGTGAAAACCCGCTATCGCCAGCAGGATACCCCTTGCACCATTATTCCTGTCGATGACAACAGCATTAAAGTCATTTTTGATGAACCGCAAATCGCAGTCACTCCAGGTCAATCAGCGGTGTTTTATCAGGGTGATGTGTGTCTAGGCGGCGGCATCATTGAAGAGCGGATTTAA
- the hflD gene encoding high frequency lysogenization protein HflD: protein MAYTIYDRTIAFAGICQAVKLVQTVARTGTCDNDAFVTCLRTLTSTNPNNVIEIFGEEADLQLGLSTMINEIDNTPAGSEITRYLVSVMALERKLASRRDSMAQLGDRIDMVKRQLDHFDLLDDQMISNLASVYLDIISPLGPRIQVTGTPAQLQQQHVQHKVRALLLAAVRSAVLWRQVGGKRRHLIFGRKQMLEQAKIIQARS, encoded by the coding sequence ATGGCTTATACAATTTATGACAGAACCATTGCGTTTGCAGGCATTTGTCAGGCAGTGAAATTAGTACAGACTGTAGCGCGTACCGGCACTTGTGATAACGATGCTTTTGTCACCTGTTTACGCACCCTGACCTCGACAAACCCAAACAATGTGATTGAAATTTTTGGTGAAGAAGCGGACCTCCAACTCGGCCTCAGCACCATGATCAATGAAATCGATAATACGCCGGCAGGCAGTGAAATCACCCGGTATCTGGTCAGCGTGATGGCGCTGGAACGTAAACTGGCCAGCCGTCGCGACAGCATGGCACAACTGGGTGATCGGATTGATATGGTGAAACGCCAGCTGGATCATTTCGACCTGCTTGACGACCAGATGATCAGCAACCTGGCCAGTGTGTATCTGGACATTATCAGCCCGCTAGGACCGCGCATTCAGGTCACAGGGACCCCGGCTCAGCTGCAGCAACAGCATGTGCAGCACAAGGTACGAGCTCTGCTGCTGGCCGCAGTTCGCAGTGCGGTATTGTGGCGTCAGGTCGGCGGTAAGCGCCGTCATCTGATCTTTGGCCGCAAACAGATGCTTGAACAGGCAAAAATCATTCAGGCCCGAAGCTAA
- the purB gene encoding adenylosuccinate lyase produces the protein MELSALTAVSPVDGRYGSKTSALRSIFSEFGLLKYRTIVEIRWLQKLAATDAIAEVPAFSAEANAFLDRIAAEFSEEDALRIKTIERTTNHDVKAVEYFLKEKVADNPELHAVNEFIHFACTSEDINNLSHALMLKEAREQVMLPEVRNVIDAIKALAAEYREVPLLSRTHGQPASPSTMGKEMANVAYRMERQYRQIEQVELLGKINGAVGNYNAHLSAYPDIDWHQYSEEFVTSLGLDWNPYTTQIEPHDYIAELFDAFARFNTILIDFDRDVWGYIALGHFKQKTIAGEIGSSTMPHKVNPIDFENSEGNLGLANAIFAHLAQKLPISRWQRDLTDSTVLRNLGVGCGYAIIAYTSTLKGISKLEVNQAALEAELDKNWEVLAEPVQTVMRRYGIEKPYEKLKELTRGKRVDGEGMRQFIDGLDLPEHEKTRLKAMTPANYIGDAVKLTDQL, from the coding sequence ATGGAACTGTCAGCATTGACTGCTGTTTCCCCGGTAGACGGCCGCTACGGTAGCAAAACCAGCGCACTGCGCAGTATCTTCAGTGAATTTGGTCTGCTGAAATACCGTACCATCGTTGAAATTCGCTGGCTGCAAAAACTGGCCGCGACTGACGCTATCGCGGAAGTTCCGGCCTTCAGCGCTGAAGCCAATGCCTTCCTGGATCGTATTGCCGCTGAATTCAGCGAAGAAGATGCCCTGCGTATCAAGACGATTGAACGCACGACCAACCACGATGTGAAAGCCGTCGAGTACTTCCTGAAGGAAAAAGTGGCTGATAATCCTGAGCTGCACGCGGTGAATGAATTCATTCACTTTGCCTGTACTTCTGAGGACATCAACAACCTGTCACACGCTCTGATGCTAAAAGAAGCGCGTGAGCAAGTCATGCTGCCTGAAGTACGTAACGTGATTGACGCCATTAAAGCACTGGCAGCGGAATACCGTGAAGTGCCTCTGTTGTCCCGCACACACGGCCAGCCGGCGTCACCAAGTACAATGGGTAAAGAAATGGCGAACGTGGCGTACCGTATGGAACGTCAGTACCGTCAGATTGAACAGGTTGAGCTGCTGGGTAAAATCAACGGCGCTGTGGGTAACTACAATGCGCACCTCTCTGCTTATCCGGACATCGACTGGCACCAGTACAGCGAAGAATTCGTCACCTCTTTGGGTCTGGACTGGAACCCGTACACCACGCAAATTGAACCGCACGATTACATCGCAGAACTGTTTGACGCCTTTGCGCGTTTCAACACGATTCTGATCGACTTTGATCGTGATGTCTGGGGTTATATCGCACTGGGCCACTTCAAGCAGAAGACCATTGCCGGTGAAATCGGTTCTTCCACCATGCCGCATAAAGTCAACCCGATTGACTTTGAAAACTCGGAAGGCAACCTGGGTCTGGCGAATGCTATTTTTGCCCACCTGGCTCAAAAGCTGCCGATTTCCCGCTGGCAGCGTGACCTGACCGACTCCACAGTATTGCGTAACCTGGGTGTGGGCTGCGGTTATGCCATCATTGCTTACACCTCAACCCTGAAAGGGATCAGCAAGCTGGAAGTGAACCAGGCTGCACTGGAAGCCGAGCTGGACAAAAACTGGGAAGTACTGGCTGAGCCGGTACAAACCGTCATGCGTCGTTACGGTATCGAAAAGCCGTATGAGAAGCTGAAAGAGCTGACCCGTGGCAAGCGTGTCGACGGCGAAGGTATGCGTCAGTTTATCGATGGTCTGGATTTACCGGAGCACGAAAAAACTCGCCTGAAAGCCATGACACCGGCGAACTACATTGGTGATGCTGTGAAACTGACCGATCAACTCTGA
- a CDS encoding cupin domain-containing protein, translated as MYQFTFSFSEFLSTYWQKQPTVIKGGFADFVDPISPDELAGLAMEEEVDSRYIARQGENWQVEQGPLSFDNLPDDHWSFMVQAANHWHSGAARLVKPFQVMPGWLFDDLMISYSTPGGGVGPHFDQYDVFIIQGSGQRRWRVGPRKDNYEECFRHPNLRQITGFDPIIDEVLEPGDILYIPAGFPHDGYALETAMSYSMGFRSPKQQELLSSFADFIIENEMGDQHYHNPDLPARDKVGELPASECQGLIAMMRSLMEQPETMQQWLGEYLSLSRHNMDVIAADPLWSGDEIVGALMQGEIFYKVGGLRAFYHQGHPHTVYIDGERYALPAGCEQAADWLCNQDSFSIAEVGELINHSALILLLTQWVNMGYWHQAD; from the coding sequence ATGTATCAATTTACCTTCTCGTTCAGTGAGTTCTTATCGACTTACTGGCAAAAGCAACCCACAGTGATTAAAGGCGGTTTTGCCGATTTCGTTGATCCGATCTCGCCAGATGAACTGGCCGGACTGGCGATGGAAGAAGAAGTCGACTCCCGTTATATCGCACGTCAGGGTGAAAACTGGCAGGTCGAACAAGGTCCGCTGAGCTTTGACAACCTGCCGGATGATCACTGGTCTTTCATGGTGCAGGCGGCTAACCACTGGCACAGCGGCGCGGCCAGACTGGTCAAACCGTTCCAAGTCATGCCCGGCTGGCTGTTTGATGATCTGATGATCAGCTACTCTACGCCGGGAGGCGGCGTTGGTCCCCATTTCGACCAGTATGATGTCTTCATTATTCAGGGTTCAGGGCAACGCCGCTGGCGTGTCGGCCCGCGCAAAGACAACTACGAAGAATGCTTCCGGCACCCGAACCTGCGCCAAATCACCGGATTTGACCCTATCATTGATGAAGTGCTGGAGCCGGGCGATATTCTGTATATTCCCGCCGGTTTCCCTCATGACGGTTATGCCCTGGAAACCGCAATGAGTTATTCAATGGGGTTCCGATCACCGAAACAGCAAGAGCTGCTGAGTAGCTTTGCCGACTTCATCATCGAAAATGAAATGGGCGATCAACATTATCACAACCCGGATCTTCCGGCTCGTGACAAAGTCGGCGAGCTGCCAGCCAGCGAATGTCAGGGGCTGATCGCCATGATGCGCAGCCTGATGGAACAACCGGAAACCATGCAACAGTGGCTGGGGGAATATTTAAGCCTGAGCCGCCATAACATGGATGTGATCGCAGCAGATCCGCTGTGGTCCGGTGATGAAATCGTGGGCGCGCTGATGCAGGGTGAAATCTTTTACAAAGTTGGCGGCCTGCGTGCCTTCTATCATCAGGGACACCCGCACACTGTCTATATTGATGGCGAGCGTTACGCGTTACCCGCCGGCTGTGAACAAGCCGCCGACTGGCTGTGCAATCAGGACAGTTTCTCAATCGCAGAGGTGGGCGAGCTCATCAATCACTCAGCATTGATTTTACTGCTAACCCAATGGGTGAATATGGGCTACTGGCATCAGGCCGACTAA
- a CDS encoding methyl-accepting chemotaxis protein, with translation MRSLSVQWKITLMAGFALLATAAVLTSLSFYFSGQSQQLVSQQSFSSLRNQSQELVKAQAERQAISVQQYLDEASHRAEMLAQSVLFLKYNAEENYTNSAELRGSISELLRRSVNEFANIHGAFVVFEPDALDGEDGNYADAAYVGANTTGRFSPYWFRGESGEAEQRIISEAKIGDKATNAWYTCSLNGRESCVQDPVFSTDNGQNVLLSSITIPLLVKGKAIGVMGIDVKLDALQSVINTVDENLFHASGKVSLVSQNGTVVAWDQASDRVGSTVMPGDGLPGTLTDWLRQGKQVVGWSQDQNWLTAYNPVELGQTTWGVIIQLPAEKVLAEATSLDHAIQKQRDESSAIQLMASLVIAAAGLLMLWFAAARLVAPIRQIAERLKDIASGEGDLTQRLHVGQQDELGELATWFNRFLDKLQHTISQVIIAVDEVGTTANEAAQVASHTRDGSQAQFKEVDMVATASEEMAQTAEQVVSHTETAVGAARDADSAAVEGQGVIHASAESMNHLVSRMETAVPVARDLERNSEDINQILQVIAGISEQTNLLALNAAIEAARAGEQGRGFAVVADEVRQLASRTQDSVGQIRNVIEVLQQGTRDVVNAIEEGNQLAGDTAHQVSEAVASLERITEAVRAIQSMNEQIMHAAGEQRAVAGEVNRNVSNIRELSETILGQAENSATIGQRLTSLSHKQQELAGQFKV, from the coding sequence ATGCGGTCACTTTCGGTTCAGTGGAAAATTACCCTGATGGCGGGTTTTGCCTTACTGGCAACCGCAGCGGTACTTACCAGCCTTTCGTTCTACTTTTCGGGACAAAGCCAGCAGTTGGTGAGCCAGCAATCTTTCAGCTCGCTCAGAAATCAGTCGCAAGAACTGGTCAAAGCACAAGCTGAGAGGCAGGCCATCTCAGTACAGCAATATCTTGATGAAGCCTCACATCGGGCCGAGATGCTGGCTCAGAGTGTGCTGTTTCTGAAATATAACGCGGAAGAAAATTATACCAACAGCGCTGAACTACGGGGTTCTATCAGCGAGTTACTTCGCCGCTCTGTGAATGAATTTGCCAATATTCATGGTGCGTTTGTCGTATTTGAGCCAGATGCGCTGGATGGCGAAGACGGCAACTACGCGGATGCGGCTTATGTCGGCGCGAACACAACGGGGCGATTTTCTCCTTACTGGTTCCGTGGCGAAAGCGGCGAAGCCGAACAACGGATTATCAGCGAAGCAAAAATTGGCGATAAGGCCACTAATGCCTGGTATACCTGCAGCCTGAATGGCAGAGAATCCTGTGTCCAGGATCCGGTATTTTCGACCGATAATGGCCAGAATGTACTGCTGAGCTCGATTACTATCCCGTTACTAGTCAAAGGCAAAGCCATCGGCGTGATGGGGATTGATGTAAAACTGGATGCCTTACAAAGTGTCATCAATACCGTTGATGAAAACCTGTTTCACGCCAGCGGGAAGGTTTCTCTGGTCAGTCAGAACGGCACTGTTGTTGCTTGGGATCAGGCCAGTGACAGAGTTGGCAGTACCGTCATGCCGGGTGATGGCCTGCCCGGAACACTGACCGACTGGCTCAGACAGGGCAAACAGGTGGTCGGCTGGAGTCAGGATCAGAACTGGCTGACGGCTTACAATCCGGTTGAACTGGGCCAGACAACCTGGGGGGTGATCATTCAGCTGCCGGCAGAAAAAGTGCTGGCAGAAGCCACGAGCTTGGATCATGCGATTCAGAAACAGCGCGATGAATCTTCTGCAATTCAGCTGATGGCCAGCTTAGTGATTGCTGCGGCAGGCCTGCTGATGCTGTGGTTCGCTGCGGCCCGGCTGGTTGCCCCGATTCGCCAGATTGCTGAACGATTAAAGGATATTGCCTCAGGGGAAGGGGATTTGACCCAGCGTCTTCATGTCGGTCAGCAAGATGAACTGGGTGAACTGGCAACCTGGTTTAACCGCTTCCTGGATAAATTACAGCACACCATCTCACAAGTGATCATCGCGGTGGATGAAGTTGGCACGACCGCCAATGAAGCTGCGCAGGTGGCCAGTCATACCCGGGATGGCAGTCAGGCGCAGTTTAAAGAAGTGGATATGGTCGCGACGGCATCGGAAGAGATGGCACAGACGGCCGAGCAGGTTGTCAGCCATACCGAAACGGCTGTTGGTGCTGCCCGCGATGCGGATTCTGCTGCTGTAGAGGGGCAGGGCGTGATTCATGCCTCAGCAGAATCGATGAATCATCTGGTTTCCCGCATGGAAACGGCAGTGCCTGTGGCGCGTGATCTGGAGCGAAACAGCGAAGATATTAATCAGATTCTGCAGGTGATTGCCGGTATTTCAGAACAGACCAACCTGCTGGCCCTGAATGCGGCTATTGAAGCGGCGCGAGCCGGAGAGCAGGGCCGGGGATTTGCCGTGGTTGCAGACGAAGTGCGTCAGCTCGCCAGCCGGACTCAGGATTCTGTCGGCCAGATCCGCAACGTGATTGAGGTGCTGCAGCAGGGCACCCGCGATGTGGTGAATGCGATTGAAGAAGGCAATCAGCTGGCAGGGGATACCGCCCATCAGGTCAGTGAAGCGGTGGCGAGCCTGGAGCGTATTACCGAGGCGGTTCGCGCGATTCAGTCAATGAATGAGCAAATCATGCATGCCGCCGGTGAGCAACGAGCGGTCGCCGGAGAGGTGAACCGGAATGTTTCGAATATCCGTGAGCTGAGTGAGACCATTCTGGGACAGGCGGAAAATTCGGCAACTATCGGTCAGCGTTTAACCTCCTTATCCCACAAACAGCAAGAGTTAGCGGGTCAGTTCAAAGTCTGA
- the oppF gene encoding murein tripeptide/oligopeptide ABC transporter ATP binding protein OppF has protein sequence MQAEKKVLLDIKDLKVHFNIAPKSAWPWTKPLKLKAVDGVGIRLYEGETLGVVGESGCGKSTFARAVIGLVQATEGNVVWLGQDLTKLEHNAMREKRKEIQMIFQDPLASLNPRMTVGDIIAEPLKTFYPELSTDEVKARVKEMMNKVGLLPNVINRYPHEFSGGQCQRIGIARALILKPKLIICDEPVSALDVSIQAQVVNLLKSLQKEMGLSLIFIAHDLSVVKHISDRVMVMYLGNAVEIGEGDALFDGPKHPYTKALMSAVPIPDPEKERNKTIQLLEGDLPSPMNPPSGCVFRTRCPQATDSCAQKKPQLEGGDVHAVACLNVH, from the coding sequence ATGCAAGCCGAAAAGAAAGTTTTACTCGATATTAAAGATCTCAAAGTGCACTTCAACATAGCGCCAAAATCAGCCTGGCCCTGGACCAAACCGCTCAAGCTGAAAGCTGTTGACGGTGTCGGAATTCGTTTGTACGAAGGCGAAACGCTGGGTGTTGTGGGTGAGTCGGGCTGTGGTAAGTCGACTTTTGCCCGTGCTGTGATTGGTCTGGTGCAAGCCACAGAAGGCAATGTGGTCTGGCTGGGGCAGGACCTGACCAAGCTGGAACACAATGCCATGCGTGAAAAACGCAAAGAGATCCAGATGATTTTCCAGGATCCGCTGGCCTCTCTGAACCCGCGTATGACGGTGGGAGACATTATTGCCGAGCCGCTGAAAACCTTTTATCCGGAATTGAGCACTGATGAAGTCAAAGCCCGGGTGAAAGAGATGATGAATAAGGTGGGCTTGTTACCCAACGTGATCAACCGCTACCCGCATGAGTTCTCCGGCGGTCAGTGTCAGCGTATCGGTATTGCGCGCGCCCTGATCCTGAAACCTAAGCTGATTATCTGTGATGAGCCGGTATCGGCACTGGACGTGTCTATCCAGGCCCAGGTGGTCAACCTGCTGAAATCACTGCAGAAAGAAATGGGACTCAGCCTGATTTTTATTGCCCACGACCTGTCAGTGGTGAAGCATATTTCTGATCGCGTCATGGTGATGTATCTGGGGAATGCTGTTGAAATTGGCGAGGGCGATGCGCTGTTTGACGGACCGAAACACCCTTATACTAAGGCACTGATGTCCGCTGTTCCGATTCCGGATCCGGAGAAGGAGCGCAATAAGACCATTCAGTTGCTTGAAGGTGATTTACCTTCACCGATGAATCCACCTTCGGGCTGTGTGTTCAGAACACGCTGCCCGCAGGCAACCGACAGTTGTGCGCAGAAAAAGCCTCAGTTAGAAGGCGGAGATGTACATGCTGTGGCTTGCCTGAATGTGCACTGA